A portion of the Ferrimonas lipolytica genome contains these proteins:
- a CDS encoding ubiquinone biosynthesis accessory factor UbiJ: MQLSTLLAGALETALERLLKQHPNPTPLAQWQGQVVRVQLNPLPFPLYLIMSDPIQVYSHYDDQCDCSLSLSITTLAKLKQSANLTELSQGGELEIEGDIKLAGQLANLLAAVEPDLAEPLSKVVGGAMAYRIDNFGRSLLNKASNDLSRLSGHSAAFIRDELQLGPTQAEMTQFSDALSDLEHRVAAIAAALDNNGTAQ, encoded by the coding sequence ATGCAACTATCGACTTTACTTGCAGGCGCACTCGAAACCGCACTCGAGCGCCTGTTAAAGCAGCACCCTAACCCAACTCCGTTAGCCCAATGGCAGGGGCAAGTGGTGCGGGTGCAGCTGAACCCATTACCGTTTCCGCTGTATCTGATCATGTCAGATCCGATCCAGGTCTACAGCCATTACGATGATCAGTGTGATTGCAGCTTATCGCTGTCGATTACCACTCTGGCCAAGCTCAAGCAGAGCGCCAATTTGACCGAATTAAGTCAAGGCGGTGAACTGGAGATTGAGGGCGATATTAAGTTAGCTGGCCAACTAGCTAACTTGCTGGCTGCGGTTGAACCGGATCTTGCAGAGCCTTTGAGTAAGGTTGTCGGTGGGGCCATGGCCTATCGCATAGACAACTTTGGCCGCAGCTTGCTCAATAAAGCCAGCAACGATCTCAGTCGTCTTAGTGGCCACAGTGCCGCCTTTATTCGCGATGAACTGCAATTGGGCCCAACCCAAGCAGAGATGACCCAGTTCAGTGATGCGCTCAGTGATCTAGAACACCGGGTTGCTGCAATCGCCGCCGCCCTTGATAACAACGGAACGGCGCAATGA
- the ubiB gene encoding 2-polyprenylphenol 6-hydroxylase, whose product MSLGAIVRGYVITKTFRKYRLIDALPQQQVPKTLRWFDKALFWMGRDNIERPLPERVKLAFQELGPVYIKLGQMLSTRRDLLPDDLADSLEQLQDQVPPFDPLQAKARIEAALGGPVEQFFDDFSIEPLASASVAQVHSARLKESGDEVVLKVIRPDIDVQIRSDLQLMEMGAKLLASTKVGQRLHPIEVIEDYRRTILAELDLTREANNAIRVGTAFEGSDALYVPKVYDQYSHRNLMVMELVRGIPVSDVESLSAHGTNMKLLAERGVEVFFTQVFRDNFFHADMHPGNIFIDVTNPDNPHYIGIDYGIVGELSEQDKRDMAAIFLAFFRHDYHRLAEVFLATGWVDASANMNDFEFALRQVFQPLQNQPLGKISFGHVLVSLFRTAHQFGMVVKPQLVLLEKTLLYVEGLGRQLYPELDLWETAKPYLEEWHAQRLSPQSQWQRFLDSAPDALEKLPEIPELVHQNLTLTREFLKEPNQILSNYIEQRQQHHKSSLFFNSGSVLVISSTILLDKTVTIWPSAILASLGFVAWIIGWQIRKP is encoded by the coding sequence ATGAGTTTGGGAGCCATAGTTCGTGGCTATGTGATCACCAAAACCTTTCGAAAATACCGTTTAATCGATGCGTTGCCACAGCAGCAGGTGCCTAAGACATTACGTTGGTTTGATAAAGCACTGTTCTGGATGGGGCGCGACAACATCGAACGACCACTGCCAGAGCGAGTAAAACTGGCGTTCCAAGAGCTGGGACCGGTGTACATTAAGCTTGGGCAGATGCTCTCAACCCGCCGCGATCTGCTTCCGGACGATCTCGCTGACTCATTAGAACAACTGCAGGATCAGGTACCACCGTTCGACCCACTGCAAGCTAAAGCACGTATCGAAGCGGCGTTGGGTGGCCCAGTAGAGCAGTTTTTCGATGACTTCAGTATCGAGCCTTTGGCTTCCGCTTCCGTTGCTCAGGTGCACAGCGCCCGTTTAAAAGAGAGCGGCGATGAAGTGGTACTCAAGGTGATCAGGCCTGATATCGATGTACAGATCCGATCTGATCTGCAGTTGATGGAGATGGGCGCTAAGTTGTTGGCTAGCACCAAGGTGGGACAACGATTACACCCAATAGAGGTTATCGAAGACTACCGCCGCACCATCCTCGCCGAACTTGATCTCACCCGTGAAGCCAATAACGCTATTCGTGTTGGCACTGCGTTTGAGGGTTCTGACGCGCTCTATGTACCTAAGGTCTATGACCAATATAGCCACCGAAACCTGATGGTGATGGAGTTGGTACGCGGTATTCCTGTGTCCGATGTGGAATCATTAAGTGCTCACGGCACTAACATGAAATTGTTGGCCGAACGTGGCGTCGAGGTATTCTTTACCCAAGTATTTCGCGACAACTTCTTCCATGCCGACATGCATCCTGGCAACATTTTTATTGATGTTACCAATCCAGACAACCCGCACTACATTGGCATCGATTACGGTATAGTCGGTGAGTTGTCGGAGCAAGATAAGCGCGATATGGCGGCCATCTTCTTGGCCTTTTTTCGCCACGATTATCATCGTTTAGCCGAGGTTTTTCTGGCAACCGGCTGGGTTGATGCCAGCGCCAACATGAACGATTTCGAATTTGCATTACGGCAAGTATTCCAACCGCTACAGAACCAGCCTTTGGGTAAAATCAGTTTCGGTCACGTGCTGGTAAGCCTGTTTCGCACCGCCCATCAATTTGGCATGGTGGTGAAACCGCAGCTGGTGCTGCTGGAAAAAACACTGCTTTATGTTGAAGGCTTAGGACGACAGCTCTATCCCGAATTGGATCTGTGGGAGACCGCAAAGCCCTATTTAGAAGAGTGGCATGCACAACGTCTCAGCCCTCAAAGTCAATGGCAACGATTCCTCGACTCTGCGCCTGACGCATTGGAAAAACTGCCGGAGATCCCAGAACTGGTTCACCAAAACCTGACTTTAACTCGTGAGTTCTTAAAAGAACCGAATCAAATTCTATCCAACTATATCGAACAACGGCAGCAACACCACAAAAGCAGTTTGTTCTTTAATAGCGGCAGTGTTTTAGTGATCTCAAGCACAATCTTATTGGATAAAACAGTTACAATCTGGCCCTCCGCCATTCTCGCAAGCCTAGGTTTTGTGGCATGGATTATCGGCTGGCAAATTAGAAAACCGTAG
- the tatA gene encoding Sec-independent protein translocase subunit TatA has protein sequence MGNFGIWQLLIVALIVVLLFGTKKLRGIGGDLGGAVKGFKKAISDEDGDKKAVEEKVAAEKPAAESTTAAKTSETADQKTKEQA, from the coding sequence ATGGGCAATTTTGGTATCTGGCAACTTCTGATTGTCGCGCTTATCGTCGTGTTACTGTTCGGAACTAAGAAACTGCGCGGTATTGGCGGCGACTTAGGCGGTGCGGTTAAGGGCTTTAAGAAAGCGATTTCTGACGAAGACGGCGATAAGAAAGCTGTTGAAGAGAAAGTCGCTGCAGAAAAGCCTGCAGCTGAGAGCACTACCGCTGCAAAAACCAGCGAAACTGCAGATCAAAAAACTAAAGAACAGGCCTAA
- the tatB gene encoding Sec-independent protein translocase protein TatB, translating into MFDGFGFFEIIIVCVIGLVVLGPERLPVAVRSVSRWFTTAKRMATSVRTELEQELKIEQLQTDLKTAESRGLKDLDPDLQKSIEQLRDAASSVTRPYAAPSSDADTAAAPKAEVSAEPAAASDAKPASPSSAAKD; encoded by the coding sequence ATGTTCGATGGATTCGGCTTCTTTGAAATTATCATTGTTTGCGTAATTGGCCTGGTTGTTTTGGGGCCTGAACGTTTACCTGTGGCTGTTCGTTCAGTATCACGTTGGTTTACTACCGCTAAGCGTATGGCAACCTCCGTTCGTACCGAACTGGAACAAGAGCTGAAAATTGAACAACTTCAGACAGATCTCAAGACAGCGGAGTCTCGCGGTCTAAAGGATCTTGATCCTGACTTGCAAAAATCCATTGAACAATTGCGCGATGCGGCGTCCTCGGTAACCCGACCATACGCCGCGCCTAGTTCTGATGCAGACACCGCAGCTGCGCCTAAGGCCGAAGTTAGTGCCGAGCCAGCTGCAGCGTCTGACGCCAAACCGGCCTCCCCTAGTTCCGCAGCAAAAGATTAA
- the tatC gene encoding twin-arginine translocase subunit TatC, which produces MSEQQPLISHLMELRNRLMHAVGAVFVVFFSIAYWANDIYHYLSQPLLSVLPDSASMIATDVASPFFAPFKLTLVLAFFIAIPYVLFQAWAFIAPGLYKHEKRLVTPLLFSSTILFYAGIAFAYYLVFPVVFGFFTSVAPDGVEIATDINSYLNFVLKLFFAFGLAFEIPIAVVLLCWTGATDVASLKEKRPYIVVGAFIIGMALTPPDVISQTMLAVPMLLLFEGGLIFARLYKPADDEEEVSDA; this is translated from the coding sequence ATGTCTGAGCAACAACCGTTAATCAGCCACTTGATGGAGCTGAGAAATCGCCTGATGCACGCCGTTGGCGCGGTATTTGTGGTGTTTTTCTCAATTGCCTACTGGGCCAACGACATCTATCACTACTTATCGCAGCCTTTGCTATCGGTACTGCCAGATTCTGCATCGATGATTGCGACCGATGTCGCGTCACCGTTCTTTGCCCCGTTCAAGTTAACCTTGGTTTTGGCATTCTTTATTGCCATTCCTTATGTCCTCTTTCAGGCTTGGGCGTTTATCGCGCCGGGGCTGTATAAGCACGAAAAACGCTTGGTTACGCCACTGCTGTTTTCGTCAACCATTCTGTTTTATGCTGGTATCGCGTTCGCCTACTACTTGGTGTTCCCGGTTGTGTTTGGCTTCTTCACCAGCGTTGCCCCAGACGGGGTGGAAATTGCTACCGATATCAATAGCTACCTTAATTTTGTGTTAAAGCTATTCTTTGCTTTCGGACTGGCATTCGAGATACCAATCGCGGTAGTGTTGCTGTGCTGGACTGGTGCAACTGATGTTGCCAGCCTTAAGGAAAAACGCCCATATATTGTTGTCGGTGCTTTTATCATCGGCATGGCTCTAACCCCGCCAGACGTGATCTCTCAGACCATGCTCGCGGTGCCGATGCTCCTGTTGTTCGAAGGCGGTTTGATATTTGCTCGTCTATACAAACCTGCTGACGATGAAGAAGAGGTAAGCGACGCATAG
- a CDS encoding TatD family hydrolase — translation MQPLTDIAVNLSSSQFKGDIDVVVARAATAGVTSLLNLSSTVAEAQQGLELSQRYPQVFSTAGVHPHNASEWNQHSGATLRSLLSAPKMVAVGECGLDYNRDFSPRPAQRAAFAEQLQLAVELNLPVLMHCREAYQDFVPLVAAVRPQLPAAILHCFTGSAEELGQALELDCYIGITGWICDERRGTLLRQLVKTIPDNRLLLETDAPYLLPRDLRPKPKSRRNEPAYLPHIAQTVAQLRGQSVDTVSQLCQQNAAAALIPAHLLINT, via the coding sequence ATGCAGCCACTCACCGACATCGCCGTTAACCTCAGCTCGAGTCAGTTTAAAGGCGATATCGACGTGGTTGTCGCTCGTGCTGCCACTGCTGGGGTAACCTCGCTATTGAACCTCTCCAGTACCGTTGCCGAAGCCCAACAAGGACTGGAGTTGAGTCAACGCTACCCACAGGTCTTTAGCACCGCCGGAGTGCACCCACATAACGCCAGTGAGTGGAATCAACATAGTGGCGCGACTTTACGATCACTGCTGAGCGCTCCCAAGATGGTAGCTGTGGGCGAATGTGGGCTCGACTACAATCGCGATTTTTCACCACGACCAGCGCAACGGGCCGCCTTTGCCGAGCAACTGCAATTGGCAGTCGAACTGAACCTGCCGGTGTTGATGCATTGTCGTGAAGCCTACCAAGACTTTGTGCCGCTGGTGGCGGCGGTTCGTCCGCAGCTGCCCGCGGCAATATTGCACTGTTTTACTGGTTCAGCCGAGGAGTTAGGCCAAGCACTCGAGCTTGATTGCTACATCGGCATCACCGGCTGGATTTGCGACGAACGTCGCGGCACGTTGCTACGGCAATTGGTGAAAACCATCCCCGACAACCGCTTGCTGCTCGAAACGGATGCTCCCTATTTGCTGCCGCGAGATCTCAGACCTAAGCCGAAATCGCGCCGTAATGAACCGGCCTACTTACCGCACATTGCGCAAACGGTAGCTCAGCTCAGAGGCCAAAGCGTCGACACGGTGAGCCAACTCTGCCAACAAAATGCAGCGGCAGCGCTGATCCCTGCCCATCTACTCATAAATACTTAG
- the hemB gene encoding porphobilinogen synthase — MSPVTGAFPRSRPRRIRKQEFSRRMMAENTITAADLIYPVFVLEGNNRIEKVESMPGVERKSIDLLLEEAKELVELGVPAIALFPVTPADKKSLGAEEAFNPEGLAQKAVRALKREFPELGVITDVALDPFTTHGQDGIIDDEGYILNDITTEVLVQQALSHAEAGADIVAPSDMMDGRIGEIRDALEAAGHVNTQIMAYSAKYSSSFYGPFRDAVGSAGNLAGGNKHTYQMDPANSDEAIHEVAMDIQEGADYVMVKPGMPYLDIVRRVKTELKVPTFAYQVSGEYAMLKAAAQNGWLAEEKVVMEALMCFKRAGADGVLTYFAKDIARYLKQQG, encoded by the coding sequence GTGAGCCCAGTAACCGGAGCTTTCCCACGTAGCCGTCCACGTCGTATTCGCAAGCAAGAGTTCTCCCGCCGCATGATGGCAGAGAACACCATTACTGCTGCGGATTTGATCTATCCAGTATTCGTATTGGAAGGCAACAACCGCATCGAAAAGGTTGAATCGATGCCTGGCGTAGAGCGCAAATCGATTGATTTGTTGCTGGAAGAAGCTAAAGAACTGGTTGAGTTAGGCGTTCCTGCCATTGCCCTGTTCCCAGTAACCCCGGCTGACAAAAAGTCGCTGGGTGCTGAAGAAGCATTTAACCCAGAAGGCTTAGCACAAAAGGCCGTCCGTGCACTTAAGCGTGAGTTCCCTGAGCTGGGCGTGATCACTGACGTTGCACTAGACCCGTTCACCACTCACGGTCAAGATGGCATCATTGATGACGAAGGCTACATCCTGAACGACATCACCACTGAAGTATTGGTACAGCAGGCGCTGTCTCACGCTGAAGCTGGTGCTGACATCGTTGCTCCATCTGACATGATGGACGGTCGTATCGGCGAGATCCGTGATGCTCTGGAAGCGGCTGGTCACGTTAATACCCAAATCATGGCTTACTCCGCTAAGTACTCCTCGAGCTTCTACGGCCCGTTCCGTGATGCCGTCGGCTCTGCCGGCAACTTGGCTGGTGGCAATAAGCACACCTACCAGATGGATCCAGCTAACTCTGACGAAGCGATTCACGAAGTTGCCATGGATATCCAAGAAGGTGCCGATTACGTGATGGTGAAGCCAGGTATGCCGTACTTGGACATCGTTCGTCGCGTCAAGACCGAACTCAAGGTACCTACCTTCGCTTATCAAGTAAGTGGCGAATACGCCATGCTGAAAGCGGCTGCCCAGAACGGTTGGTTGGCTGAAGAGAAAGTAGTAATGGAAGCGTTGATGTGCTTCAAGCGCGCTGGCGCCGACGGCGTACTAACCTATTTCGCCAAAGACATCGCACGTTACCTCAAACAACAAGGTTAA
- a CDS encoding thioredoxin family protein, which translates to MRAIALVALLAPIWFSPAQANSGCGFDQDNSGGLFATCDQDDEKKEVILTGALDLAGLAQQPHFSDNVAAYTPAAAPLAALQQITTPTEIVVILGTWCPDCHRETPRLVKVLAEANNPNISVKYIGVDRNKSDEQGLSANYEFTRIPTFIINQNGAEVGRIIESTKVSTEQDLLDIITN; encoded by the coding sequence ATGCGAGCAATAGCATTAGTGGCGCTACTGGCGCCAATATGGTTTTCCCCAGCCCAAGCCAATAGTGGCTGTGGTTTCGACCAAGATAATTCCGGTGGCCTGTTCGCCACTTGTGATCAAGATGATGAGAAGAAAGAGGTTATTTTGACTGGCGCATTGGATCTGGCTGGCTTGGCTCAGCAACCCCACTTCAGCGATAACGTCGCAGCTTACACCCCAGCCGCAGCTCCACTAGCGGCGCTACAACAGATCACCACGCCAACCGAGATTGTGGTCATTTTGGGAACCTGGTGCCCAGACTGTCACCGCGAAACACCACGTTTAGTAAAGGTGTTAGCCGAGGCGAACAACCCGAACATCAGCGTCAAATACATCGGCGTTGACCGTAACAAAAGCGATGAACAAGGCCTATCTGCCAACTACGAATTCACTCGTATCCCGACCTTTATCATCAACCAAAATGGTGCTGAAGTTGGCCGAATTATTGAGTCAACCAAGGTGAGTACCGAACAAGATCTGCTCGATATCATCACTAACTAA
- the rarD gene encoding EamA family transporter RarD codes for MSLLSSLMYGIIPWYVTAFVVLDGTALFYCRVTLVFACLASLMVFQRGFNELARVIANPKVLALVLLGGVLNASQWWLFVWAPVNGLTKELSLGFFLLPLTMALAGRMWLKESLSQLQRYAIAIAILGVAVELFCQGELSWVTLSPALVFPVYFLLRRSLGISACTGLFIEVSLFTPLALYGLATTPQIALNLTQPSFLLWLVGFALLASGSMLSYLAASQRLPISLFGLLSYLEPTLLFLVAIVVLQEPMALAQIASYGLIGIATVIVMLDTSTTLRRQLPC; via the coding sequence TTGTCACTCTTATCCTCATTGATGTACGGCATCATCCCTTGGTACGTCACCGCCTTTGTGGTGCTGGATGGCACCGCACTTTTCTATTGCCGAGTGACATTAGTGTTTGCGTGCTTAGCCTCATTAATGGTCTTTCAGCGCGGCTTTAATGAGCTGGCTCGCGTGATTGCCAACCCCAAAGTGCTAGCATTGGTTCTGCTTGGAGGGGTACTCAACGCTTCGCAATGGTGGCTGTTCGTATGGGCACCAGTTAATGGCTTGACCAAAGAGTTGTCATTGGGGTTCTTTTTATTGCCATTGACTATGGCTCTAGCGGGACGAATGTGGCTTAAGGAGTCGCTTTCCCAACTGCAGCGCTACGCTATTGCAATTGCGATTCTCGGCGTTGCTGTTGAACTCTTCTGCCAGGGGGAACTGTCGTGGGTAACGTTATCACCGGCGCTGGTGTTTCCAGTCTATTTCTTATTACGTCGTAGTTTAGGGATCAGTGCCTGTACCGGGTTGTTTATTGAAGTCTCGTTGTTCACCCCCCTCGCGCTCTACGGCTTAGCTACAACCCCACAAATTGCCCTGAACCTTACCCAGCCCAGCTTTTTGTTATGGTTAGTGGGATTTGCCCTGTTAGCCTCTGGCTCGATGCTCAGTTATCTGGCCGCCAGTCAGCGCCTGCCAATTTCTCTGTTTGGTTTGCTCAGTTACCTTGAGCCTACATTGTTGTTTCTGGTGGCGATTGTGGTGTTGCAAGAACCGATGGCACTGGCGCAGATAGCCAGCTATGGTCTGATTGGAATTGCGACCGTTATAGTAATGTTGGATACCAGCACAACACTTCGGCGGCAATTACCATGCTAA
- a CDS encoding CoA-disulfide reductase, with protein sequence MNIVIIGAEAAGMSAAAKARRSAKDATITVFEQSQVVSFGACGLPYFVGGFFDQPSYMAERSVEQFQASGIDLRTGHQVLKIDTSTQQVRVKELATGQEFSQPYDKLMIATGASVVRPPIKGLDLANVHFVKTMDDGLKLRQLAEQSDINDVVVIGAGYIGLEMVEALHKQGKRVRLVELGERVLSESFDTEVSEAIQAELLRHDVDVHLGEMVQALQGDDKVATVVTNQGQYNADLVIVATGVRPTTEFVADTGIERLANGAIVIDAQGRTSLPNVYAAGDCATVWHRISQQAVYIPLATTANKIGRIIGENLAGASRAFAGTLGSAAVKVMDVEAGRTGISTKEAEQLGLHTKTVFIRDKNTTNYVPWQQDIAVKLIYEADSKVIVGGQLVGGAGAVLRVDTLAAAIHSGMTTEDLGMLDLCYAPPFARTWDALNVAGNVAK encoded by the coding sequence ATGAATATCGTAATTATTGGTGCAGAAGCCGCAGGCATGAGCGCCGCAGCTAAGGCGCGTCGTAGTGCCAAAGACGCCACCATTACCGTGTTTGAGCAAAGCCAAGTGGTAAGTTTCGGCGCGTGCGGTTTGCCCTATTTTGTTGGTGGCTTTTTCGATCAGCCAAGCTACATGGCCGAGCGTTCAGTTGAGCAATTTCAAGCCAGTGGCATCGACTTACGCACGGGACATCAGGTGTTGAAGATTGATACCTCGACTCAGCAGGTACGGGTAAAGGAGCTAGCGACTGGACAAGAGTTTAGCCAGCCTTATGATAAATTGATGATAGCCACCGGAGCCTCGGTAGTACGGCCACCAATCAAGGGGCTCGATCTCGCTAACGTTCACTTTGTTAAAACCATGGACGATGGCCTTAAGCTACGCCAGCTGGCGGAGCAAAGTGACATCAATGACGTTGTTGTGATCGGCGCCGGTTACATCGGTTTAGAGATGGTTGAAGCGCTGCACAAGCAGGGCAAGCGGGTGCGCTTAGTCGAACTGGGTGAGCGAGTGTTGTCTGAATCCTTCGACACCGAAGTCTCGGAGGCGATTCAAGCTGAATTGCTGCGTCACGATGTCGATGTGCATCTAGGTGAAATGGTGCAGGCGCTGCAAGGAGATGACAAGGTTGCGACAGTGGTAACCAACCAAGGGCAATACAACGCTGATCTGGTTATTGTTGCCACAGGGGTTAGGCCAACCACAGAGTTTGTGGCCGATACCGGCATCGAGCGCTTGGCCAATGGCGCCATTGTTATCGATGCTCAGGGCAGAACCAGTTTGCCTAACGTCTATGCTGCCGGCGACTGCGCGACCGTATGGCATCGCATAAGCCAACAAGCGGTGTACATTCCGTTGGCGACCACCGCTAATAAGATTGGCCGCATCATTGGTGAGAACCTCGCTGGGGCTTCGCGTGCCTTTGCTGGCACCTTAGGCAGTGCCGCAGTTAAGGTGATGGATGTTGAGGCGGGCCGAACCGGCATTAGTACCAAGGAAGCGGAACAACTTGGGCTGCACACCAAGACCGTGTTTATCCGTGATAAGAACACCACCAACTACGTACCATGGCAGCAAGATATTGCAGTAAAACTTATCTACGAAGCTGACAGCAAGGTTATTGTTGGTGGCCAGCTGGTTGGTGGCGCAGGCGCGGTATTGCGAGTTGATACCTTAGCGGCGGCAATCCACAGCGGCATGACCACCGAAGATCTCGGTATGCTTGATCTGTGTTATGCCCCACCGTTCGCCCGTACCTGGGACGCGCTGAATGTTGCTGGCAACGTTGCGAAATAG
- a CDS encoding L-cystine transporter, protein MNLYVIINIAVMLGLFFWLYRLQQQHVKFTRRVFLALGLGVGFGALLQFGYGSGSEVINQSVEYFNIAGKGYVQLLKMIIVPLVMVSIISAILKLKDGESLGKISGLTIGILLVTVAISAIIGLMVAQLFGLSAEGLVEGTREAERAASLLANQGTAEQLSIARTLVDLIPANPFLDMTGARDTSIISVVIFSTFIGIAGLGVHRKQPELGDKFDSFMQVAYAIVMRIVTLVLRLTPFGVLALMTKVLATSNFADILSLFNFVLASYTALALMFGVHLLFITLAGGNPLQFVKKVWPVLTFAFTSRSSAATIPLTVQTQTRQLGVPDGVANFAASFGATIGQNGCAGIYPAMMVAMIAPTIGIDVMDPMFMATMLATIVVGSFGVAGVGGGATFAALIVLSALDMPVALVGLLISIEPLIDMGRTALNVNGAITSGFITSRLLGETDMDTFNGKQELELDMESVS, encoded by the coding sequence ATGAATTTGTACGTTATTATCAACATCGCCGTGATGTTGGGTCTGTTCTTCTGGCTGTATCGTCTACAGCAACAACACGTTAAGTTTACTCGCCGCGTATTCCTAGCATTAGGGTTAGGCGTTGGTTTTGGTGCCTTGTTGCAGTTTGGCTATGGCTCTGGATCAGAGGTAATCAACCAGTCGGTTGAGTACTTTAATATTGCCGGTAAAGGCTATGTGCAGCTGTTGAAGATGATCATCGTGCCGTTGGTCATGGTGTCTATCATCTCCGCTATCCTCAAACTCAAAGATGGTGAATCACTCGGCAAAATCAGTGGCTTAACCATCGGTATCCTACTGGTTACTGTAGCAATCTCGGCGATCATTGGTCTGATGGTGGCACAGCTATTCGGCTTAAGCGCAGAAGGTTTGGTTGAGGGAACTCGTGAAGCAGAGCGAGCGGCCTCGTTGCTGGCGAATCAGGGCACGGCAGAGCAGCTTTCTATTGCTCGTACCTTGGTGGATTTGATCCCCGCTAACCCGTTTCTAGATATGACCGGAGCCCGTGATACTTCCATTATTTCCGTGGTTATCTTTTCTACCTTCATCGGTATTGCGGGCTTAGGCGTACATCGCAAGCAGCCGGAGCTCGGTGATAAGTTCGACAGCTTTATGCAGGTTGCTTACGCTATTGTGATGCGCATTGTTACCTTGGTACTGCGTCTTACCCCATTTGGGGTGTTGGCATTGATGACCAAGGTTCTAGCTACCAGCAACTTTGCTGACATCCTCAGCCTATTCAACTTCGTTTTGGCTTCCTATACCGCCTTAGCATTGATGTTCGGTGTGCACCTGCTGTTTATCACCTTAGCTGGTGGTAACCCATTGCAGTTCGTTAAGAAGGTATGGCCGGTACTGACCTTTGCCTTTACCAGTCGTTCTAGCGCCGCCACTATCCCACTAACGGTACAGACCCAGACGCGCCAGTTAGGGGTTCCCGATGGTGTCGCTAACTTTGCTGCCTCCTTTGGTGCCACCATTGGTCAGAACGGTTGCGCTGGGATCTACCCTGCAATGATGGTTGCGATGATTGCGCCGACTATTGGCATTGATGTGATGGATCCGATGTTTATGGCCACCATGTTGGCAACCATCGTGGTTGGTTCCTTTGGTGTGGCAGGCGTTGGCGGCGGTGCCACCTTTGCAGCGCTTATTGTGTTGTCTGCACTGGATATGCCGGTCGCCTTGGTGGGTTTGTTGATCTCCATCGAGCCATTAATTGATATGGGTCGTACCGCGTTGAACGTAAACGGTGCCATCACATCAGGCTTTATTACCAGCCGTCTGCTTGGTGAAACTGATATGGACACCTTTAACGGCAAACAAGAGTTGGAACTGGATATGGAATCAGTATCCTAA
- a CDS encoding exopolyphosphatase — MAGAHHVDTTDAIKNGGLMVAITLGSNSFNMLVAKPGQSFPLVIAKHKRKVRLATGLVVGGCLAPAAKREALDCLQWFGELIQQYQPEQTAIYATAALRQAADAELFCQQALPLLGQRIEIISGEQEAEFIFHGMRATTATDGQVMMLDIGGASTELVIGDEHIDFKHSLPLGAVLFNQRHFATGISAAAFAAAHTDVEQALTPLLPQLSSLQWQHAMGISGTFRSLFELAQNRGLGFESISRTWLNQIREELLQHGSAELAGVETERVPTFAAGVAILLALMNLLDISDIYPAGGALREGVLVQLALQQRLAHNQY; from the coding sequence GTGGCGGGCGCCCACCACGTCGACACAACTGATGCGATAAAGAATGGCGGCCTTATGGTCGCCATTACTTTAGGCTCTAACAGCTTCAATATGCTGGTTGCTAAACCGGGCCAGTCATTTCCACTAGTCATTGCAAAGCATAAGCGTAAGGTTCGTCTTGCGACCGGTCTGGTTGTTGGTGGCTGTCTTGCCCCAGCGGCAAAACGCGAAGCGCTCGATTGTCTGCAATGGTTTGGTGAGTTAATTCAACAATACCAGCCTGAACAAACCGCAATCTACGCCACGGCTGCATTGCGTCAAGCGGCGGATGCCGAGTTGTTCTGTCAGCAAGCCTTGCCGTTGCTTGGCCAGCGCATCGAAATTATTTCTGGCGAACAGGAAGCGGAATTTATCTTTCACGGTATGCGTGCTACTACCGCAACCGACGGCCAGGTAATGATGCTGGATATCGGCGGTGCTAGCACTGAGCTGGTGATTGGCGATGAGCACATTGATTTCAAGCATTCGCTACCGCTGGGGGCAGTGCTTTTTAACCAACGTCATTTTGCCACCGGCATTAGTGCTGCTGCTTTTGCTGCCGCTCACACTGATGTAGAACAAGCTTTAACGCCTTTGCTACCACAGCTGTCGTCATTGCAATGGCAACATGCGATGGGGATCTCTGGAACATTCCGGAGCTTGTTTGAATTGGCTCAAAACCGCGGTTTGGGGTTCGAATCGATCAGCCGAACCTGGCTAAATCAGATTAGAGAGGAGCTGCTGCAACACGGTAGTGCCGAGCTTGCTGGTGTTGAAACAGAACGTGTACCAACCTTTGCTGCCGGGGTCGCTATTCTATTGGCGCTAATGAACCTGCTCGATATTAGCGATATTTATCCTGCTGGTGGTGCTCTTCGAGAAGGGGTACTGGTGCAACTGGCGTTGCAACAGCGGTTAGCGCATAACCAATATTAA